A stretch of the Streptomyces sp. NBC_00078 genome encodes the following:
- a CDS encoding LutB/LldF family L-lactate oxidation iron-sulfur protein translates to MSGTFVGMPAFPKAAHDAVHNETLRGNLRHATHTIRAKRANAVAELSDWAELREAGKRIKDHTLRHLDRYLVQLEEAVTAAGGTVHWAADADEANRIVADLVKATGESEVVKVKSMATQEIGLNEALEAEGIRAYETDLAELIVQLGKDRPSHILVPAIHRNRGEIRDIFRKEMSEWGRPAPEGLTDTPAELAEAARLHLREKFLRAKVGISGANFMIAETGTLVVVESEGNGRMCLTLPETLISVVGIEKILPTWRDLEVFLQTLPRSSTAERMNPYTSMWTGTSDGGAEAGDGPRHFHLVLLDNGRTDTLADEVGRQALRCIRCSACLNVCPVYERAGGHAYGSVYPGPIGAILSPQLRGTASDIDASLPYASSLCGACYEVCPVAIDIPEVLVHLRERVVEGGPVTREGNKVVLQPAKGHAAERAAMRAARWAFTHPGVLRSGQRLASRTRRLHPRTLPGPGQAWSGSRDLPAVPAEPFRDWWQRTNGGKTEKGTSK, encoded by the coding sequence ATGAGCGGGACGTTCGTGGGGATGCCGGCCTTCCCGAAGGCCGCGCACGACGCCGTGCACAACGAGACGCTGCGCGGCAATCTCCGGCACGCCACCCACACCATCCGCGCCAAACGGGCGAACGCGGTGGCGGAGCTGTCCGACTGGGCGGAGCTGCGGGAGGCGGGCAAGCGGATCAAGGACCATACGCTGCGTCACCTCGACCGCTATCTGGTCCAGCTGGAGGAAGCGGTCACGGCCGCGGGCGGCACCGTGCACTGGGCCGCGGACGCCGACGAGGCCAACCGGATCGTGGCCGACCTGGTGAAGGCGACCGGCGAGTCCGAGGTCGTCAAGGTCAAGTCGATGGCCACGCAGGAGATCGGCCTCAACGAGGCCCTCGAAGCCGAGGGCATCCGCGCCTACGAGACCGATCTCGCCGAGCTGATCGTGCAGTTGGGCAAGGACCGGCCCTCCCACATCCTGGTCCCCGCCATCCACCGCAACCGCGGCGAGATCCGCGACATCTTCCGCAAGGAGATGAGCGAGTGGGGCCGCCCGGCCCCGGAAGGCCTCACCGACACGCCCGCCGAACTCGCCGAGGCGGCCCGTCTGCACCTGCGCGAGAAGTTCCTGCGCGCCAAGGTGGGCATCTCGGGCGCCAACTTCATGATCGCGGAGACCGGCACGCTGGTGGTCGTCGAGTCCGAGGGCAACGGGCGGATGTGCCTGACCCTGCCCGAGACACTGATCTCGGTCGTCGGCATCGAGAAGATCCTGCCGACCTGGCGGGACCTGGAGGTGTTCCTGCAGACCCTCCCCCGCTCCTCCACGGCCGAGCGCATGAACCCGTACACCTCGATGTGGACCGGCACGAGCGACGGTGGCGCCGAGGCAGGGGACGGCCCGCGGCACTTCCATCTCGTCCTGCTGGACAACGGCCGCACCGACACCCTCGCCGACGAGGTCGGCCGCCAGGCCCTGCGCTGCATCCGCTGCTCGGCCTGTCTCAACGTCTGCCCGGTGTACGAGCGGGCGGGCGGCCACGCCTACGGCTCGGTCTACCCGGGCCCGATCGGTGCCATCCTCAGCCCTCAGCTCCGGGGCACGGCAAGCGACATCGACGCCTCCCTGCCGTACGCCTCGTCCTTGTGCGGCGCCTGCTACGAGGTGTGCCCGGTCGCCATCGACATCCCCGAGGTCCTCGTCCATCTGCGGGAACGGGTCGTGGAGGGCGGTCCGGTGACCCGCGAGGGCAACAAGGTGGTGCTGCAGCCCGCGAAGGGGCATGCCGCCGAGCGGGCGGCCATGCGCGCGGCGCGCTGGGCGTTCACTCACCCGGGGGTCCTGCGCTCGGGCCAGCGGCTCGCTTCGCGAACGCGTCGCCTGCATCCGCGGACGCTGCCCGGACCGGGCCAGGCGTGGAGCGGCAGCCGGGACCTTCCGGCGGTGCCGGCGGAGCCGTTCCGCGACTGGTGGCAGCGCACGAACGGCGGGAAGACCGAGAAGGGGACCTCGAAGTGA
- a CDS encoding (Fe-S)-binding protein produces MRVALFLTCVNDTLYPDTGRAVVKLLTRLGVEVDFPMAQTCCGQAHYNTGYRHEAEPLARHFSDVFGDYEAIVTPSGSCGAMVRELYPRMGERARAEGRGDTLAATLAPVVQRTYELTEFLVDVLGVTDVGAYYPHQVTYHPTCHGLRGLGLGDRPRRLLQAVKGLELVELPGAEECCGFGGTFALKNADVSTAMGVDKVRNAESTGAEVLCAADNSCLMHIGGTMTRAGSDMRPVHLAEILASTEKEPAA; encoded by the coding sequence ATGCGTGTCGCCCTGTTCCTGACCTGTGTCAACGACACGCTCTACCCGGACACCGGGCGCGCCGTGGTGAAACTGCTGACCAGGCTGGGCGTCGAGGTCGATTTCCCGATGGCCCAGACCTGCTGTGGGCAGGCGCACTACAACACCGGGTATCGGCACGAGGCGGAACCACTGGCCAGACATTTCTCCGATGTCTTCGGGGATTACGAGGCGATCGTCACACCGTCCGGGTCGTGCGGGGCGATGGTGCGCGAGCTGTATCCGCGGATGGGTGAGCGGGCGCGGGCGGAGGGGCGCGGGGACACGCTCGCCGCGACGCTGGCACCGGTCGTCCAAAGGACGTACGAGCTGACGGAGTTCCTGGTGGACGTGCTGGGGGTGACGGACGTCGGCGCGTACTACCCGCACCAGGTGACCTACCACCCGACCTGCCACGGCCTGCGCGGACTGGGCCTCGGCGACCGGCCGCGGCGTCTGCTCCAGGCCGTGAAGGGCCTGGAACTGGTGGAGCTGCCGGGCGCCGAGGAGTGCTGCGGCTTCGGCGGCACCTTCGCGCTGAAGAACGCGGACGTCTCGACGGCGATGGGCGTGGACAAGGTGCGCAACGCAGAGTCGACCGGCGCCGAGGTGCTGTGCGCGGCCGACAACTCGTGCCTCATGCACATCGGCGGCACGATGACGCGGGCCGGCAGCGACATGCGGCCGGTGCACCTCGCGGAGATCCTGGCGAGCACGGAGAAGGAGCCGGCGGCATGA
- a CDS encoding rhamnulokinase family protein gives MSADVKSYAAVDLGASSGRVMVGRVGPDSLELTEAHRFPNRPVRVPEGMRWDILALYGGVLDGLRAAGGDCGGRLDSVGIDSWAVDYGLLDADGALLGNPVHYRDARTEGVAEKVWATLPADELYAATGLQYAPFNTLYQLVAARESRQLRSAERLLLIPDLLSHWLTGEQGTELTNASTTQLIDPRTRDWSYEVASRLGIDLGLFAPLRRPGDPAGVLRPEVLEVTGLSGRVPVTTVGSHDTASAVAAVPADGERFAYICTGTWSLAGLELGAPVLTEESRAANFTNELGLDGTVRYLRNIMGLWLLQECLRAWGEPELGGLLLEAAEVPALRSVVDAGDAAFLAPGRMPERISEACRASGQQVPVSPAEMTRCILDSLALAHRRAVEDAQRLAGHPVDVVHVVGGGTRNALLCQLTADACGLPVVAGPAEAAALGNVLVQARAHGLVGDLAGMRHLLVRTQPLTRYEPRGETAPWRAAQARIVSE, from the coding sequence ATGAGCGCGGACGTGAAGTCGTACGCCGCGGTCGACCTCGGCGCGTCCAGCGGGCGTGTCATGGTCGGCCGCGTCGGCCCCGACAGCCTGGAGCTGACGGAGGCGCACCGCTTCCCCAACCGGCCCGTGCGGGTCCCCGAGGGGATGCGATGGGACATCCTCGCGCTGTACGGGGGTGTCCTGGACGGCCTGCGGGCGGCGGGCGGCGACTGCGGTGGACGGCTCGACTCGGTCGGCATCGACAGCTGGGCCGTGGACTACGGGCTGCTGGACGCGGACGGGGCACTGCTCGGCAATCCGGTGCACTACCGCGACGCGCGCACCGAAGGCGTCGCGGAGAAGGTGTGGGCGACCCTGCCCGCCGACGAGCTGTACGCGGCGACCGGACTGCAGTACGCGCCCTTCAACACGCTGTACCAGCTGGTCGCAGCCCGGGAGTCCCGTCAACTGCGTTCCGCGGAAAGACTGTTGCTCATTCCGGACCTGCTGTCGCATTGGCTCACGGGCGAGCAGGGCACCGAGCTCACCAACGCCTCGACCACCCAGCTGATCGATCCCCGGACGCGGGACTGGTCGTACGAGGTCGCCTCCAGGCTGGGCATCGACCTCGGCCTGTTCGCGCCGTTGCGCCGGCCCGGCGATCCTGCGGGTGTGCTGCGGCCCGAGGTGCTGGAGGTGACCGGGCTGTCGGGCCGGGTGCCGGTGACGACGGTCGGTTCGCACGACACGGCGTCCGCGGTGGCCGCCGTTCCGGCCGACGGCGAACGGTTCGCGTACATCTGCACCGGGACCTGGTCGCTGGCCGGACTGGAGCTGGGCGCGCCCGTACTGACCGAGGAGAGCCGGGCTGCCAACTTCACCAATGAGCTGGGGCTGGACGGCACGGTCCGGTATCTGCGGAACATCATGGGGTTGTGGCTGCTCCAGGAGTGCCTACGGGCCTGGGGCGAGCCGGAGTTGGGCGGGCTGCTGCTGGAGGCGGCCGAGGTGCCGGCGCTGCGGTCGGTGGTGGACGCGGGGGACGCCGCGTTCCTGGCGCCGGGTCGGATGCCGGAGCGGATCTCCGAGGCCTGCCGCGCCTCGGGGCAGCAGGTGCCCGTCTCGCCCGCCGAGATGACGCGCTGCATTCTCGACTCGCTGGCCCTGGCCCACCGCAGGGCCGTCGAGGACGCGCAGCGGCTGGCCGGCCACCCGGTGGATGTCGTGCACGTCGTCGGTGGCGGTACCCGCAACGCGCTGCTGTGCCAGCTGACCGCCGACGCCTGCGGGCTGCCCGTGGTGGCGGGCCCGGCGGAGGCGGCGGCGCTGGGCAATGTGCTGGTCCAGGCCCGGGCCCACGGGCTCGTCGGCGACCTCGCGGGGATGCGGCACCTGCTCGTCCGTACCCAGCCGCTCACGCGGTACGAGCCGCGCGGCGAGACCGCGCCATGGCGTGCGGCGCAGGCCCGGATCGTCTCGGAATGA
- a CDS encoding bifunctional aldolase/short-chain dehydrogenase — translation MAPHPEAAALLARSHRLGSDPRNTNYAGGNTSAKGTDTDPVTGGDVELMWVKGSGGDLGTLTEAGLAVLRLDRLRAMKAVYPGVEREDEMVAAFDYCLHGKGGAAPSIDTAMHGLVEAAHVDHLHPDSGIALACAADGEKLTAECFGDTVVWVPWRRPGFQLGLDIAAVKEANPQAIGCVLGGHGITAWGATSEECERNSLHIIRTAEVFLAERGREEPFGPVIEGYEGSAEGERRERAAALAPYVRAIASQDRPQVGHFDDSDVVLEFLARAEHPRLAALGTSCPDHFLRTKVRPLVLDLPPTAPLEEAIARLKELHAEYREEYAAYYRRHALPGSPAMRGADPAIVLVPGVGMFSFGKDKQTARVAGEFYVNAINVMRGAEAVSTYAPIEESEKFRIEYWALEEAKLQRMPKPKPLATRVALVTGAGSGIGKAIAERLVGEGACVVVADLNAENAAAVAEELGGPDKAVAVAVDVTDEEQISAAFRAAVLAFGGVDLVVNNAGISISKPLLETSAKDWDLQHDIMARGSFLVSREAARVMIAQKLGGDIVYIASKNAVFAGPNNIAYSATKADQAHQVRLLAAELGEHGIRVNGVNPDGVVRGSGIFAGGWGSQRAAVYGVPEEKLGEFYAQRTILKREVLPEHVANAVFALTGGELTHTTGLHVPVDAGVAAAFLR, via the coding sequence ATGGCACCCCACCCCGAAGCCGCCGCCCTCCTGGCCCGTTCCCACCGGCTCGGCTCCGATCCCCGCAACACGAACTACGCCGGGGGGAACACCTCCGCGAAGGGCACCGACACCGATCCCGTGACCGGTGGTGACGTGGAGCTGATGTGGGTCAAGGGATCGGGGGGTGATCTGGGCACCTTGACCGAGGCCGGGCTCGCCGTCCTGCGGCTGGACCGGCTGCGGGCCATGAAGGCTGTGTATCCGGGGGTGGAACGCGAGGACGAGATGGTCGCCGCGTTCGACTACTGCCTGCACGGAAAGGGCGGTGCGGCTCCCTCCATCGACACGGCCATGCACGGGCTGGTGGAGGCCGCGCACGTCGACCACCTCCACCCCGACTCGGGGATCGCGCTCGCCTGTGCCGCCGACGGGGAGAAGCTGACCGCCGAGTGCTTCGGCGACACCGTGGTGTGGGTGCCGTGGCGACGGCCCGGGTTCCAGCTGGGGCTCGACATCGCGGCGGTCAAGGAGGCCAATCCGCAGGCCATCGGGTGTGTGCTGGGCGGGCACGGGATCACTGCCTGGGGTGCGACGTCCGAGGAGTGCGAGCGGAACTCGCTGCACATCATCCGGACCGCGGAGGTGTTCCTCGCCGAGCGGGGCAGGGAAGAGCCCTTCGGGCCGGTGATCGAGGGGTACGAAGGATCCGCCGAGGGCGAGCGGCGGGAGCGGGCCGCGGCGTTGGCGCCGTATGTGCGGGCCATCGCCTCTCAGGACAGGCCGCAGGTCGGGCACTTCGACGACTCCGACGTCGTGCTCGAGTTCCTGGCCCGTGCCGAGCATCCTCGGCTCGCCGCGCTGGGGACATCCTGCCCGGACCACTTCCTTCGTACGAAGGTACGGCCGCTCGTTCTCGACCTGCCGCCGACCGCTCCCCTGGAGGAGGCGATCGCGCGGCTGAAGGAGTTGCACGCCGAGTACCGCGAGGAGTACGCCGCCTACTACCGGCGGCACGCCCTGCCCGGCTCCCCCGCGATGCGCGGGGCCGACCCGGCGATCGTGCTGGTACCGGGGGTCGGCATGTTCAGCTTCGGCAAGGACAAGCAGACCGCGCGGGTGGCCGGCGAGTTCTACGTCAACGCGATCAACGTGATGCGCGGGGCCGAGGCCGTGTCGACGTACGCGCCGATCGAGGAGTCGGAGAAGTTCCGGATCGAGTACTGGGCGCTGGAGGAGGCCAAGCTCCAGCGGATGCCGAAGCCCAAGCCGCTGGCGACGCGCGTCGCCCTTGTCACCGGCGCGGGCAGCGGGATCGGGAAGGCGATCGCCGAGCGGCTGGTCGGTGAGGGGGCGTGTGTCGTCGTCGCCGATCTCAATGCGGAGAACGCTGCCGCCGTCGCCGAAGAGCTGGGCGGTCCGGACAAGGCCGTCGCCGTGGCCGTGGACGTGACGGACGAGGAGCAGATCTCCGCGGCCTTCAGGGCGGCCGTGCTCGCCTTCGGCGGCGTCGACCTCGTGGTCAACAACGCCGGGATCTCCATCTCCAAGCCCCTGCTGGAGACTTCGGCCAAGGACTGGGACCTGCAGCACGACATCATGGCCCGTGGCTCCTTCCTCGTGTCGAGGGAGGCGGCCCGGGTGATGATCGCGCAGAAGCTGGGCGGCGACATCGTCTACATCGCCTCCAAGAACGCCGTTTTCGCCGGGCCCAACAACATCGCCTACTCGGCCACCAAGGCCGACCAGGCCCATCAAGTACGGCTGCTGGCCGCCGAGTTGGGCGAGCACGGCATCCGCGTCAACGGGGTCAACCCGGACGGTGTCGTACGCGGTTCCGGGATCTTCGCGGGCGGCTGGGGCTCACAGCGGGCGGCCGTGTACGGGGTGCCGGAGGAGAAGCTGGGCGAGTTCTACGCCCAGCGGACCATCCTCAAGCGGGAGGTGCTGCCGGAGCACGTCGCCAATGCCGTCTTCGCGCTGACCGGCGGGGAGCTGACGCACACCACCGGGCTGCACGTCCCGGTCGACGCCGGCGTCGCGGCCGCCTTCCTGCGATGA
- a CDS encoding glycoside hydrolase family 78 protein codes for MRVTAPVLEHHREPLGIGESRPRLSWRTETDTPDWTQRAYRLEITGPDGALLVDTGRVESADSVLVEWPGEALGSRSRVGVRVRVWGEGPEPSAWSPLTRAETGLLSRSDWTARPVTPDRERADAPLPVALLHRTFALDRAVASARLYITAYGVYEAEINGTRVGDHVLAPGWTSYDHRLRYQTFDVTGLLRAGDNAIGAFLGEGWYTGRLGFDGGRRNLYGERRALLAQLEVTHPDGTVTTIATDGAWRATTGPVLRSELYDGEAYDARSARPGWSEPGHDLSDWSTVTELAPPEAELVAPTGPPVRRTQTLAPADVITTPSGKTVVDFGQNLVGRLRIRLSGPAGHTVTLRHAEVLEHGELGVRPLRQAAATDTYTLAGAGVETYEPGFTFHGFRYAEIENWPGELDPAAVEAVVLHTDMTRTGWFESSHELVNRLHENVVWGMRGNFLDIPTDCPQRDERLGWTGDIQVFAPTASFLYDCSGMLGGWLRDLAAEQFARPDRVPPLVVPDVLPSDVFGSTPHAVWADVAVLLPWTLYRRFGDLEVLRTQYPGMRAWVETAARLTEEGGGLWRQDVQLGDWLDPAAPPEDPGAARTDGDLVANAYVARSADVLARTARLLGEKDDAVRYEEFARAVRAAFADEFVTPGGRMSSDAQTAYALALCFALLPTERQRRGAAERLVHIVRTSGYRIATGFAGTPLICDALCAGGEPQSAYRMLLETGCPSWLYPVTMGATTVWERWDSMLPDGSINTGEMTSFNHYALGAVADWLHRTVAGLEAAEPGWRRLRIAPVPGGDLTFAKAAHDTPYGRAEAGWRIEGDTLMVEVLVPPGTRAEVQLPGDGEPFEVGSGRRTFRRPYTAPAWPPAAIRHPFAGPQ; via the coding sequence ATGCGCGTCACCGCTCCCGTTCTGGAACACCACCGCGAGCCCCTCGGCATCGGCGAGTCCCGCCCGCGTCTGAGCTGGCGCACCGAGACGGACACGCCGGACTGGACGCAGAGGGCGTACCGGCTTGAGATCACCGGCCCCGATGGCGCCCTCCTCGTCGATACCGGACGCGTCGAGAGCGCCGACTCCGTGCTGGTTGAGTGGCCGGGCGAGGCGCTCGGCTCCCGGAGCCGGGTCGGGGTGCGCGTCCGGGTATGGGGAGAGGGCCCCGAGCCGTCCGCGTGGTCGCCGCTCACCCGAGCGGAGACGGGACTTCTCAGCCGTAGCGACTGGACCGCCCGGCCCGTCACCCCGGACCGAGAACGCGCCGATGCCCCGCTCCCCGTGGCGTTGCTGCACCGCACCTTCGCTCTCGACAGGGCGGTCGCCTCGGCCCGGCTCTACATCACCGCATACGGCGTGTACGAGGCCGAGATCAACGGCACCCGGGTGGGCGATCACGTCCTCGCGCCCGGCTGGACTTCGTATGACCACCGGCTGCGGTACCAGACCTTCGACGTGACGGGTCTGCTCCGCGCCGGCGACAACGCGATCGGCGCGTTCCTGGGGGAGGGCTGGTACACCGGCCGGCTCGGATTCGACGGCGGCCGGCGCAACCTCTACGGCGAGCGCCGTGCGCTGCTCGCCCAGCTGGAGGTAACCCACCCCGACGGCACCGTCACGACCATCGCCACCGACGGGGCGTGGCGCGCCACCACCGGACCGGTCCTGCGCTCCGAGCTCTACGACGGCGAGGCCTACGACGCCCGGTCGGCCCGCCCCGGCTGGTCCGAACCGGGCCACGACCTCTCCGACTGGTCGACGGTCACGGAACTGGCGCCTCCCGAAGCCGAGTTGGTGGCACCGACGGGCCCGCCCGTGCGCCGCACCCAGACCCTGGCCCCGGCCGACGTCATCACCACACCGTCCGGGAAGACCGTTGTCGACTTCGGCCAGAACCTGGTCGGACGCCTGCGCATCCGTCTCTCGGGCCCGGCCGGCCACACGGTCACCCTGCGGCACGCCGAGGTGCTGGAGCACGGCGAACTCGGCGTGAGGCCCCTGCGCCAGGCCGCCGCCACCGACACGTACACGCTCGCCGGCGCGGGCGTGGAGACGTACGAACCCGGCTTCACCTTCCATGGGTTCCGCTATGCCGAAATCGAGAACTGGCCGGGTGAGTTGGACCCGGCCGCGGTCGAAGCCGTCGTCCTGCACACCGACATGACGCGCACGGGTTGGTTCGAGTCCTCGCACGAGCTCGTGAACCGCCTGCACGAGAACGTCGTGTGGGGCATGCGCGGCAACTTCCTCGACATCCCGACCGACTGCCCCCAGCGCGACGAACGCCTCGGCTGGACCGGCGACATCCAGGTCTTCGCCCCCACCGCCTCCTTCCTCTACGACTGCTCGGGCATGCTCGGCGGCTGGCTGCGCGACCTCGCAGCCGAGCAGTTCGCCCGGCCCGACCGCGTGCCGCCGCTGGTCGTGCCCGACGTCCTGCCGTCCGACGTCTTCGGGAGCACTCCGCACGCGGTGTGGGCCGATGTCGCCGTACTGCTGCCGTGGACGCTGTACCGGCGCTTCGGCGACCTGGAGGTGCTGCGCACCCAGTACCCGGGCATGCGCGCCTGGGTGGAGACCGCCGCCCGCCTCACCGAAGAAGGCGGCGGACTGTGGCGCCAAGACGTCCAGCTCGGTGACTGGCTTGACCCCGCCGCCCCGCCTGAGGACCCGGGAGCCGCCCGCACCGACGGCGACCTCGTCGCCAACGCGTACGTCGCCCGCTCGGCCGACGTGCTCGCCCGGACGGCGCGACTGCTGGGAGAGAAGGACGACGCCGTACGGTACGAGGAGTTCGCGCGGGCGGTACGGGCGGCGTTCGCCGACGAGTTCGTCACCCCGGGCGGGCGCATGTCGAGCGACGCGCAGACCGCGTACGCACTGGCCCTCTGCTTCGCGCTGCTCCCGACGGAGCGTCAACGTCGGGGCGCCGCCGAGCGGTTGGTTCACATCGTGCGCACGTCGGGCTACCGGATCGCCACCGGATTCGCCGGTACGCCGCTCATCTGCGACGCCCTGTGCGCGGGCGGCGAGCCGCAGTCGGCGTACCGGATGCTCCTGGAGACGGGCTGCCCGTCCTGGCTCTACCCGGTGACCATGGGCGCCACGACCGTGTGGGAGCGCTGGGACTCGATGCTGCCCGACGGGAGCATCAACACGGGTGAGATGACCTCGTTCAACCACTACGCGCTCGGTGCCGTCGCCGACTGGCTGCACCGCACGGTCGCCGGTCTGGAGGCAGCCGAACCGGGATGGCGCCGACTGCGCATCGCACCGGTTCCCGGCGGCGATCTCACCTTCGCGAAGGCGGCGCACGACACGCCGTACGGTCGTGCCGAGGCGGGCTGGCGGATCGAGGGCGACACGCTCATGGTCGAGGTCCTCGTACCGCCGGGCACCCGGGCCGAGGTCCAACTCCCGGGGGACGGCGAGCCGTTCGAGGTCGGCTCGGGCCGCCGCACCTTCCGGCGGCCGTACACTGCCCCCGCCTGGCCGCCGGCCGCGATCCGGCATCCGTTCGCCGGCCCGCAGTAG
- a CDS encoding NAD(P)H-binding protein — translation MLVITTPTGQIGRQVVDGLLGRQEPIRVIVRDPSRLSPTVRDRVEVVQGSHRDPDVVGEAFAGADAVFWLVPPDPRAESVDAHVLDPTRSACEAITGHRVQRVVSVSTMGRGIGKNAGHLSAARAAEELMAGTGVRCRALRPPGFMENLLWQLDAIRNQGAFFWPHAGDRTFAIVATRDIAAKAVELLLDDAWTGQDAVPVVSPDALSPDGMAQIVSDVLRRPVRYQEIPVDAYRATMVRHGASEAWAQGLADMAVAQNEGAYEEEHRTASPGPTGFRQWCEEVLRPAFPA, via the coding sequence ATGCTTGTCATCACCACTCCGACCGGTCAGATCGGCCGGCAGGTCGTCGACGGACTGCTCGGCCGCCAGGAGCCGATCCGGGTGATCGTGCGCGATCCCTCCCGGCTCTCGCCCACGGTGCGGGACCGGGTCGAGGTCGTCCAGGGTTCGCATCGTGACCCCGATGTGGTCGGGGAGGCGTTCGCGGGTGCGGATGCCGTGTTCTGGCTGGTGCCGCCGGATCCGCGCGCGGAGAGCGTCGACGCCCACGTCCTCGACCCCACTCGGTCGGCGTGCGAGGCGATCACCGGCCACCGCGTCCAGCGGGTCGTCAGTGTGTCGACCATGGGCCGTGGGATCGGGAAGAACGCCGGGCATCTGTCGGCGGCTCGGGCCGCTGAAGAGCTGATGGCGGGCACCGGCGTGCGGTGCCGTGCGCTGCGGCCGCCGGGCTTCATGGAGAACCTGCTCTGGCAGCTCGACGCGATCCGGAACCAGGGCGCCTTCTTCTGGCCGCACGCCGGGGATCGCACCTTCGCGATCGTCGCCACCCGCGACATCGCCGCGAAGGCCGTCGAACTGCTGCTCGACGATGCGTGGACCGGCCAGGACGCGGTGCCCGTGGTCAGCCCCGACGCCCTCTCCCCCGACGGCATGGCCCAGATAGTGTCGGACGTCCTGCGGCGGCCGGTCCGCTACCAGGAAATCCCCGTCGACGCGTACCGGGCGACGATGGTGCGGCACGGGGCGAGCGAGGCGTGGGCGCAGGGGCTCGCCGACATGGCCGTGGCTCAGAACGAGGGCGCCTACGAGGAAGAGCACCGCACCGCGTCTCCGGGCCCGACTGGCTTCCGCCAGTGGTGCGAGGAGGTGCTCAGGCCGGCCTTCCCGGCTTGA
- a CDS encoding LysR family transcriptional regulator: protein MESRPLRYFVAVAEELNFARAAERLGISAPPLSRAIRKLETDLGVALLERTTHSVSLTPAGTVLLREARIALDALRAAGVRTRRAADPDPKLVLAVKADGAAGLLEAILGRYATEPAARPVAVRLSGWGEQARLLRAGEADAALIYEPFDRTGLDSETVAVEPHVAALPATHPLAARDDLTLADLTLPDVRPGELHGLARYRDLIVDRYGVADLPQLLTLVELGQVVTLLPESVTVRYPRPGVAYRRIPDAPQAVLSIAWPQQSCSRATAALVRAATSVAAFPEAAA, encoded by the coding sequence GTGGAGTCCCGACCCCTGCGCTACTTCGTCGCCGTCGCCGAGGAACTCAACTTCGCCCGAGCCGCCGAACGGCTGGGCATCTCCGCCCCACCCCTCTCTCGCGCCATCCGCAAGCTGGAGACGGACCTGGGCGTCGCCCTCTTGGAGCGCACCACCCACAGTGTCAGCCTGACCCCTGCCGGGACGGTTCTGCTGAGGGAGGCCCGGATCGCCCTCGACGCCCTGCGGGCGGCCGGCGTACGAACCCGGCGCGCGGCAGACCCGGACCCCAAGCTGGTGCTCGCCGTCAAGGCCGACGGCGCCGCGGGACTGCTCGAAGCCATCCTGGGCCGCTACGCCACCGAGCCCGCTGCCCGGCCCGTCGCGGTCCGCCTCTCCGGCTGGGGTGAACAGGCCCGTCTGCTGCGTGCGGGCGAAGCGGACGCAGCCCTGATCTACGAGCCGTTCGACCGCACCGGCCTGGACTCCGAGACGGTGGCCGTCGAGCCCCACGTCGCCGCCCTCCCGGCCACCCACCCTCTGGCGGCCCGGGACGACCTCACCCTCGCCGACCTCACCCTCCCGGACGTCCGACCGGGCGAGCTGCACGGCCTGGCCCGCTACCGCGACCTGATCGTGGACCGGTACGGGGTCGCGGACCTGCCCCAACTGCTCACCCTCGTCGAACTGGGTCAGGTGGTCACGCTGCTCCCCGAATCGGTCACGGTCCGCTACCCGCGCCCGGGCGTCGCCTACCGCAGGATCCCGGACGCCCCGCAGGCGGTCCTGTCCATCGCCTGGCCCCAGCAGTCCTGCTCCAGGGCCACGGCGGCACTCGTCCGCGCGGCGACCTCGGTAGCCGCCTTCCCCGAGGCGGCGGCATGA
- a CDS encoding YciI family protein, with product MKYMVLMYADPAATEAMTAAERADVFCRHEALHQDLEGTGEMLNGAGLAHPRDTTTIHHHADGPRPADGPLTDTTDQLTAYYVIDCATPERAREIAERVLDFHVVAVEIRPVHDFFGMTES from the coding sequence ATGAAGTACATGGTGCTGATGTACGCCGACCCCGCGGCGACCGAGGCGATGACGGCCGCCGAACGCGCGGACGTCTTTTGCCGGCACGAAGCCCTCCACCAGGACCTGGAGGGCACCGGCGAGATGCTCAACGGAGCCGGCCTGGCCCACCCGCGGGACACCACGACCATCCACCACCACGCGGACGGACCGAGGCCGGCGGACGGACCGCTCACGGACACCACCGACCAGCTGACGGCCTACTACGTGATCGACTGCGCGACCCCCGAGCGGGCGAGGGAGATCGCCGAACGCGTCCTCGACTTCCACGTCGTGGCCGTGGAGATACGCCCCGTCCACGATTTCTTCGGCATGACCGAAAGCTGA